A section of the Festucalex cinctus isolate MCC-2025b chromosome 9, RoL_Fcin_1.0, whole genome shotgun sequence genome encodes:
- the LOC144025591 gene encoding neuronal acetylcholine receptor subunit non-alpha-2-like: MMKLALLVVLSAASCPLALAASSAPNEFVSLAEMEDALLKNLFQGYQRWVRPIQHANDTIRVRFGLKISQLVDVDEKNQLMTTNVWLWQQWIDYKLRWNPDKYGGITSIRVPSENIWLPDIVLYENADGRFEGSLMTKAIVKYNGVITWTPPASYKSACTMDVTFFPFDRQNCTMKFGSWTYDGNMVDLVLIDHQVDRKDFFDNGEWEILNATGAKGNRKDGMYSYPFLTYSFILKRLPLFYTLFLIIPCLGLSFLTVLVFYLPSDEGEKLSLSTSVLVSLTVFLLVIEEIIPSSSKVIPLIGEYLLFIMIFVTLSIIVTVFVINVHHRSSATYHPMSPWVRNLFLQKLPRLLCMRGHIDRYHYPELAPESPEVKPRSGGRRGGQRASGGQTASDGKEDEAWATMLEKAIYSVRYISRHIRKEHFIREVVQDWKFVAQVLDRIFLWAFLTVSILGTILIFTPALYMFLKIPPPIASEDPTSSSQL; encoded by the exons CACCAAATGAGTTTGTATCCTTGGCGGAGATGGAGGACGCCCTGCTGAAGAATCTCTTCCAAGGCTACCAGCGCTGGGTGAGGCCCATCCAACATGCCAACGACACCATCAGAGTCCGCTTCGGACTGAAGATCTCCCAGCTGGTCGATGTG GATGAAAAGAACCAGCTAATGACGACTAATGTTTGGCTTTGGCAG CAGTGGATTGATTACAAGCTGCGTTGGAATCCAGATAAATACGGAGGCATCACTTCCATCCGAGTTCCATCTGAAAACATTTGGCTCCCCGACATTGTCCTGTATGAAAA TGCTGACGGGCGGTTTGAGGGCTCCTTGATGACCAAAGCCATCGTCAAGTACAACGGAGTCATCACCTGGACACCGCCTGCCAGTTACAAATCAGCCTGTACGATGGACGTCACCTTTTTCCCCTTTGACCGCCAGAATTGCACCATGAAGTTCGGCTCTTGGACCTACGACGGCAACATGGTAGACCTGGTTTTGATCGACCACCAAGTGGACCGGAAGGACTTTTTCGATAACGGCGAATGGGAGATACTCAACGCCACGGGCGCAAAAGGAAACAGGAAGGACGGCATGTATTCCTACCCCTTCCTCACGTACTCGTTCATCCTGAAGAGGTTGCCGTTATTCTACACGCTCTTCCTCATCATCCCTTGTCTGGGCTTGTCTTTCCTGACCGTGCTGGTCTTCTACCTTCCGTCCGACGAAGGCGAAAAGCTGTCGCTCTCCACTTCTGTCCTCGTGTCGCTCACCGTCTTCCTCCTCGTCATCGAGGAGATCATCCCCTCGTCTTCCAAAGTCATCCCGCTCATCGGCGAGTACTTGCTCTTCATCATGATCTTTGTCACGCTCTCCATCATCGTCACCGTCTTCGTCATCAACGTGCACCACCGCTCGTCGGCCACCTACCACCCCATGTCGCCGTGGGTCCGCAACCTCTTTCTTCAGAAGCTGCCCAGGTTGCTGTGCATGCGAGGTCACATCGACCGGTACCACTACCCGGAGCTGGCTCCTGAAAGTCCCGAGGTGAAGCCGCGATCTGGAGGTCGGAGAGGGGGCCAGAGGGCGAGCGGTGGACAGACAGCTTCTGATGGAAAGGAGGACGAGGCCTGGGCCACCATGCTGGAGAAGGCCATCTACTCAGTACGCTACATCAGCAGACACATCCGCAAGGAACACTTCATTCGAGAG gtggTTCAAGACTGGAAATTTGTGGCCCAGGTGCTAGACAGAATTTTCCTGTGGGCATTCCTGACCGTCTCCATACTTGGCACCATCCTTATCTTCACTCCAGCTCTGTATATGTTCCTCAAAATCCCGCCACCAATTGCAAGTGAGGATCCAACGTCAAGCTCACAGCTTTAG
- the LOC144025592 gene encoding uncharacterized protein C3orf85-like: MKFVILLALFTGVLAAPFMREEEAKRFIRLKRQSGYWDPHNSQNVWGYTIQEQANEYWTALRTDAQFYMDMGNLMFDRSMVDEYNRLYMEMLRNTRAHLDSQTGGRK, encoded by the exons ATGAAGTTTGTAATACTGCTTGCGCTTTTTACTG GGGTCCTGGCAGCCCCGTTCATGAGAGAAGAGGAAGCAAAGCGCTTCATCCGGCTAAAAAGACAGTCGGGTTACTGGGACCCCCACAATTCACAGAACGTGTGGGGTTACACCATCCAGGAGCAG GCTAACGAGTACTGGACAGCCCTTCGAACAGACGCCCAGTTCTACATGGATATGGGCAACCTGATGTTTGACCGCTCTATGGTGGA TGAGTACAACAGGCTGTACATGGAGATGTTGCGCAATACCAGAGCTCACTTGGACAGCCAGACGGGAGGACGCAAATAG